Proteins found in one Vicia villosa cultivar HV-30 ecotype Madison, WI unplaced genomic scaffold, Vvil1.0 ctg.002370F_1_1, whole genome shotgun sequence genomic segment:
- the LOC131638678 gene encoding uncharacterized mitochondrial protein AtMg00810-like, whose product MTDCKPMSTPLEAKTKIESNDTPLDDPSYYRGIVGALQYLTLTRPDLSYSVNYVSQFMHSPTIIHLKMVRRILRYVKGTIDVGLHFTSNTTLDLFAFSDADWAGCPTTRRSTTGYCTFLGGNLISWCAKKQHTVSRSSTEAEYRAMANTTAELTWLTFILKDLRISLPSPPILYCDNISALHMTINPVFHARSKHIELDYHFVRERVSLGLLITHYIPTNDQVADLFTKPVSKSILMHFQDKLCLQPRPRLREGIKRTQLSFDSNCINYGTQTIVKENPYNYGTTNGETLED is encoded by the coding sequence ATGACTGATTGTAAGCCAATGAGCACACCACTCGAAGCCAAGACCAAGATTGAGTCAAATGACACTCCCCTTGATGATCCAAGTTACTATCGTGGAATTGTTGGAGCCTTACAATACCTTACTCTTACTCGTCCCGATCTTTCTTATAGTGTTAACTATGTCTCCCAATTCATGCATTCTCCCACAATTATCCATTTAAAAATGGTTCGACGTATCTTACGATATGTTAAAGGAACTATTGATGTAGGCCTCCATTTTACTTCCAACACTACCCTTGATCTTTTTGCCTTTTCTGATGCAGATTGGGCAGGTTGTCCTACCACTCGACGCTCTACCACTGGCTATTGTACCTTCCTTGGAGGAAATCTCATCTCATGGTGCGCAAAGAAACAACACACAGTCTCCCGCTCTAGCACTGAAGCGGAATATAGGGCCATGGCAAACACTACAGCTGAACTCACATGGTTGACATTCATCTTAAAAGACCTTCGCATTTCCCTTCCATCCCCTCCAATACTCTATTGTGACAACATTAGTGCTCTTCACATGACCATCAATCCAGTGTTTCATGCTCGCAGCAAACACATTGAATTGGATTATCATTTTGTTCGCGAACGAGTTTCACTTGGGCTTCTGATTACTCACTACATCCCCACTAATGATCAAGTTGCCGACCTCTTCACTAAACCAGTGTCAAAGTCTATTCTCATGCACTTCCAGGACAAACTCTGCCTTCAACCTCGGCCTCGTTTGAGGGAGGGTATTAAACGTACCCAGCTGTCCTTTGACAGCAATTGCATTAATTATGGGACACAAACAATAGTCAAAGAGAATCCCTATAATTATGGCACAACAAATGGAGAGACGTTGGAGGATTAA